The following coding sequences lie in one Miscanthus floridulus cultivar M001 chromosome 9, ASM1932011v1, whole genome shotgun sequence genomic window:
- the LOC136480304 gene encoding uncharacterized protein, with amino-acid sequence MGDVANAMYSFSQKAIAPKDPSYTKIHHRLTPFAAFFDGCIGALDGTHVEVTVSRQSRLDFINRKGTVTVNVLGIVDMDMRFTYVGAGRAGSSHDMAVLNDCMRTPNYPHPPLGRYYLVDSGYAVREGYLGPYRSTRYHLEEFSRREADTLEEKFNFHHFSHRSVVERAFGFLKSRWHIL; translated from the exons ATGGGTGATGTGGCAAATGCCATGTACTCATTCTCACAGAAGGCTATTGCGCCAAAGGATCCGAGCTACACAAAAATCCATCATAGGCTGACCCCATTTGCAGCGTTCTTTGATGGGTGCATAGGGGCTTTAGATGGAACTCACGTTGAAGTGACAGTTAGTCGCCAGTCCCGTTTGGACTTCATCAATAGAAAAGGAACTGTTACCGTTAATGTGTTAGGCATAGTGGACATGGACATGCGCTTCACATATGTCGGTGCGGGGAGGGCGGGGTCCAGTCATGATATGGCGGTGTTGAATGACTGTATGCGGACACCAAATTACCCGCATCCGCCACTAG GAAGGTACTATCTGGTGGACTCTGGTTACGCCGTGCGTGAAGGATATTTGGGGCCATATCGCAGTACAAGGTACCATCTTGAAGAGTTCAGCCGCAGAGAGGCTGATACTTTAGAGGAGAAATTTAACTTCCACCATTTCAGTCATCGCAGTGTTGTGGAACGGGCATTTGGGTTTCTGAAAAGCCGGTGGCACATTCTGTGA
- the LOC136480303 gene encoding uncharacterized protein → MDDVHWRAGAGRRGPARGVGRRGRAGAGRRGLARGAGTGGQARDAGGRRTGAGIGGQVRDAERRGLVWAGAGQGGQGAAAWRGAKPGGAAVARAGRAGCTPVCNFPTTSAAAAPSANTPFGCPCFGCSHLLLLPANQQPQASSSHPSSSCISRFE, encoded by the exons ATGGACGATGTGCactggcgtgcgggggcgggacgtCGGGGCCCGGCGCGCGGGGTGGGACGCCGGGGGCGTGCGGGGGCAGGACGCCGGGGGTTGGCGCGCGGGGCAGGCACCGGGGGCCAGGcacgggacgccgggggtcggcgcacGGGGGCGGGCATCGGGGGCCAggtgcgggacgccgagcgccgggggctggtgtgggcgggcgcgggacag GGTGGGCAGGGTGCCGCTGCCTGGCGAGGCGCGAAGCCGGGCGGGGCCGCCGTCGCCAGGGCTGGCAGGGCGGGGTGCACGCCAGTCTGCAACTTCCCAACCACCTCTGCCGCCGCAGCTCCCTCCGCCAACACCCCGTTCGGCTGCCCATGTTTTGGCTGTTCTCACCTACTGCTGCTGCCAGCAAACCAGCAGCCCCAGGCGAGCAGCAGCCATCCAAGCAGCAGCTGCATCAGCCGATTTGAATGA
- the LOC136480302 gene encoding early nodulin-20-like: MSTAPQSSGVLPTPVLSVPLPSASSELSETSGTALTLKGLAGVMEQFARNMDQIGRTVDALSLNVSTLQQSMAGLLPPPPPPPTSQPPLPPPAPMTSLPTSFSLGMPQGSQGVPLRQLRWPASPSPISSWALMGTTPPVYTSATTVTPSAVSTTVVPSATASGTFYGGTNRSLLYGGAPASSAAGGSGHPDAHAPPRFYKLEFATYDGVSIRSTGSTSDEGMPA; encoded by the exons ATGTCCACAGCTCCGCAATCCTCCGGCGTCCTGCCGACGCCGGTGTTGTCCGTTCCGCTGCCGTCCGCGTCCTCCGAACTCTCGGAGACCTCTGGCACCGCTCTCACCCTCAAGGGTTTAGCCGGTGTGATGGAACAATTTGCCCGCAACATGGATCAGATCGGCCGTACGGTGGATGCCCTCAGCCTCAACGTCTCCACCCTGCAGCAATCTATGGCGGGCCTCCTTCCGCCGCCCCCTCCACCGCCCACGTCGCAGCCGCCCCTGCCACCGCCTGCGCCGATGACGTCCCTTCCCACGAGTTTCTCCCTCGGCATGCCGCAGGGCAGCCAGGGGGTTCCCCTGCGTCAGCTGCGGTGGCCAGCCTCGCCGTCGCCCATCTCGTCGTGGGCACTGATGGGCACGACGCCGCCAGTCTACACGTCGGCTACCACCGTGACGCCGTCAGCCGTGTCCACCACCGTCGTGCCTTCGGCCACGGCGTCCGGGACGTTCTACGGGGGCACCAATAGGTCCCTGCTCTACGGCGGCGCTCCTGCCTCGTCTGCCGCTGGGGGCAGCGGCCACCCCGACGCCCACGCTCCGCCGCGGTTCTACAAACTAGAGTTCGCCACCTACGATGGGGTGTCGATCCGCTCAACTGGCTCAACCAGT GATGAAGGCATGCCGGCCTAG